From Terriglobales bacterium:
TCTGGCAACCGTGGCCTGGCCATGGCGTCCGGAGATTATGGGGGCACCATGCACCATTGCCGGCCCTGTAAGGGTCCGTCCCCTGGCTGCCGCGCCGAGTCCGGGTCCCACTTCACGTCCGCGCAGGGACACGCCGGCCGCGTCTGGAACCTGTCTGACGGGGATGGTCGGACGTCTGTTGATCCCGGCAATCGCTGGTGGCTGGGGTGGGCGGAAACCGGCCGGAGGGTTGATGACCACCGGAACAGTATTAAATCTGTTGAAGGCCCCTGGGATCCATCCCCAACCAAATCCGGGAACGTAAGCCCAGCTGCCGTAGCGATAGGGCATCCAACCCCATGGATAACCGGAAACGAAGGTGTACCCTAACCCCGGATACCAGCTCCAAGCACCATTCACAAAGGGATCGAAACCTGCGCCCGCGGAGAAGGGCTGCCACATCAAGCCGTATCCAGGCAGATATGCGTAATTTCCGTAGTAGTTAAGATCGCTCAAGCCGTAGCTATAAGGCCAGGAGCCAGTCGCCGAGTTCCGGTAGGCATAGTCGTTCTGATATTGGTTTTCTTGTTTGTTCCAGTCGTCGTATTGCTCAGGAGAGACACCCTTGGCAAGCGTGTAGCGGTCCTGGTTCGCTAAATCGAAGCTGGCAGTATTGTTCTTGCCGATCTTCACGTCACCGGAGGGTCCAACGAAGTGCACATCGCCCTTGGTGACTGATACCTCCGCCTTGGCGTCCCCAAGCTGCACACGGAAGCGGGCATTGTTTTTCAATGTGGCCTGCTCGTGGCCAAACGCTACTT
This genomic window contains:
- a CDS encoding FecR family protein, translating into MSIQRIGIVRLALALLVCILFAVSAFADSQVRIVRLSDLEAEVQIDHGTGYEKAIRNMPITQGVRLWAKEGGLAEVELENGTTVRLAPNTIMEFPELSLRDSGAKVSAIVLKQGTAYFNINKSKHDEFQVAFGHEQATLKNNARFRVQLGDAKAEVSVTKGDVHFVGPSGDVKIGKNNTASFDLANQDRYTLAKGVSPEQYDDWNKQENQYQNDYAYRNSATGSWPYSYGLSDLNYYGNYAYLPGYGLMWQPFSAGAGFDPFVNGAWSWYPGLGYTFVSGYPWGWMPYRYGSWAYVPGFGWGWIPGAFNRFNTVPVVINPPAGFRPPQPPAIAGINRRPTIPVRQVPDAAGVSLRGREVGPGLGAAARGRTLTGPAMVHGAPIISGRHGQATVARPGVFASPGMGRGSFAGRVNSGGRATSVGHSMGGAGRSGPMGASGQGRVSAPPPSHR